In Capsicum annuum cultivar UCD-10X-F1 chromosome 7, UCD10Xv1.1, whole genome shotgun sequence, one genomic interval encodes:
- the LOC107877415 gene encoding indole-3-acetate O-methyltransferase 1, which translates to MSFLFTTHSINSLCSQTKHTLETNMAPLGDNKDNNVVVSNLKLERMLSMKGGKGEASYVNNSQAQAQHARSMLHLLRDTLDKVQLNSPEIPFVIADLGCSCGSNTIFIIDVIVEHMSKRYEAEGQEPPEFSAFFSDLPSNDFNTLFQLLPPLANNGCGSMEECLASNSHRNYFAAGVPGSFYRRLFPARSVDVFYSAFSLHWLSQVPEIVLDKRSTAYNKGKIYIHGANESTANAYRKQFQTDLAYFLGSRSKEMKRGGSMFLACLGRTSVDPTDQGGAGLLFGTHFQDAWDDLVQEGLITNDKRDNFNIPVYAPSIQDFKEVVEANGSFKINNLQVFRGGSPLVVSHPDDAAEIGRALANSCRSVSGVLVDAHIGEQLSDELFTRVEDRATRHAKELLQNLQFFHIVASLSLL; encoded by the exons ATGTCATTTTTATTCACAACACATTCCATAAATTCTCTTTGTTCACAAACAAAACATACATTAGAGACAAATATGGCTCCTTTAGGAGACAACAAAGATAACAATGTTGTTGTttcaaatttgaaacttgaaagaaTGCTTAGTATGAAGGGTGGCAAAGGAGAAGCTAGCTATGTCAATAATTCTCAAGCTCag GCACAACATGCAAGATCAATGCTGCATTTACTGAGAGATACTCTCGATAAAGTTCAACTAAACTCACCTGAAATCCCTTTCGTCATCGCCGATTTAGGTTGTTCATGTGGCAGCAACACGATTTTCATCATCGACGTAATCGTCGAACACATGAGCAAACGTTACGAAGCTGAAGGTCAAGAGCCGCCGGAATTTTCTGCGTTTTTCTCCGATCTACCGTCGAACGATTTCAACACACTGTTTCAATTGCTGCCGCCGTTGGCGAATAATGGCTGTGGAAGTATGGAGGAATGTCTGGCTTCTAATAGTCACCGGAATTATTTCGCCGCAGGCGTTCCTGGTTCGTTTTACCGGAGGCTTTTTCCGGCGAGATCCGTTGATGTTTTCTACTCGGCGTTTTCGCTGCATTGGCTCTCTCAG GTGCCAGAAATAGTGCTGGACAAGAGATCAACAGCATACAACAAAGGGAAAATATACATACATGGAGCAAATGAGAGCACAGCTAATGCATACAGAAAACAATTTCAAACTGATTTGGCTTATTTCTTGGGATCAAGGTCTAAAGAAATGAAGAGAGGTGGTTCTATGTTCTTAGCTTGTTTGGGTAGGACTTCTGTGGACCCTACTGATCAAGGTGGGGCAGGGCTGCTCTTTGGGACCCACTTTCAAGATGCTTGGGATGATCTTGTCCAAGAG GGCCTAATTACTAATGATAAAAGGGACAATTTCAACATCCCAGTGTATGCACCAAGCATTCAAGATTTCAAAGAAGTTGTAGAAGCCAATGGCTCATTCAAAATTAACAATCTTCAAGTTTTTAGGGGAGGAAGTCCCCTAGTGGTTAGCCACCCGGACGACGCGGCTGAAATAGGACGAGCACTCGCTAATAGCTGCAGGAGTGTTAGCGGGGTGCTCGTGGATGCCCACATTGGTGAACAGCTCAGCGATGAGTTGTTCACCAGAGTGGAGGATCGTGCCACGCGTCATGCAAAAGAGCTTCTCCAGAATCTCCAATTTTTTCATATTGTTGCTTCACTTTCTCTTCTGTAG
- the LOC107878758 gene encoding 65-kDa microtubule-associated protein 1: MAEAVDDQTPPVLDETTCGSLLQKLQQIWDEVGETDDERDKMLLQIDKECLDVYKRKVDHAVKSRAHLLQALADAKVELSRLLSALGEKSYVGIPEKTSGTIKEQLAAIAPTLEKLWKQKEDRIKEFFDVQSQIQKISSEIAGINEQVESLTVDESDLSVKKLDEFHVQLQELQKEKSDRLHKVLDLVSTVHDLCAVLGMDFFSTITEVHPSLDDSTGVQSKSISNDTLSNLANTVLVLKEDKKQRLLKLQELATQLIDLWNLMDTPEEERSLFDHVTCNISASVDEVSISGALALDLIEQAEVEVERLDQLKASRMKEISFKRQAELEDIYARAHIEIDTEAAREKIMALIDSGNVDPAELLADMDNQIVNAKEEAHSRKEILDKVEKWMAACEEESWLEDYNRDDNRYNASRGAHLNLKRAEKARILVNKIPALVDSLVAKTRAWEQERDTTFTYDGVPLLAMLDEYMMLRHDREEEKRRLRDQKKFHEQMSKEPEVFGSTPSPARPLGPKKGSGQRANGSANGPASRRLSLNSHQNGSRSTSKDGKRQTIAPMNYVAMTKDDAASHISGAEPIPSTP; the protein is encoded by the exons ATGGCAGAAGCAGTGGATGATCAAACTCCTCCTGTTCTTGACGAAACAACTTGTGGTTCCCTACTACAAAAGCTGCAG CAAATCTGGGATGAGGTTGGTGAAACTGATGATGAGCGGGATAAGATGCTTCTCCAGATAGATAAAGAGTGTTTGGATGTGTACAAGAGAAAGGTTGACCACGCCGTGAAGTCAAGGGCTCACCTTCTTCAGGCATTGGCAGATGCCAAAGTTGAACTCTCCAGGCTACTATCTGCCCTTGGAGAGAAATCATATGTTGGAATT CCTGAGAAGACTTCAGGTACGATCAAGGAACAGCTTGCAGCTATAGCACCCACACTGGAAAAACTGTGGAAGCAGAAAGAGGATAGGATAAAAGAGTTCTTTGATGTGCAATCACAAATTCAGAAGATAAGCAGTGAGATTGCAGGGATTAACGAGCAAGTTGAGAGTCTTACAGTGGACGAATCTGACTTATCTGTAAAGAAGTTGGATGAGTTCCATGTGCAGCTTCAAGAGCTCCAGAAAGAGAAG AGTGACAGATTACACAAGGTCCTTGATCTTGTGAGTACCGTGCATGACCTTTGTGCTGTTCTTGGCATGGACTTCTTCAGTACTATCACAGAAGTTCACCCAAGTCTGGATGATTCTACTGGCGTGCAATCAAAAAGCATTAGCAATGATACATTGTCAAATCTAGCTAACACTGTCTTGGTATTAAAGGAAGATAAGAAGCAGAGATTGCTTAAG CTTCAAGAATTAGCAACTCAGCTAATTGATTTATGGAATTTGATGGATACCCCAGAAGAAGAAAGGAGCTTGTTTGACCATGTTACCTGCAATATATCTGCATCAGTAGATGAGGTGTCTATTTCAGGAGCTCTTGCACTTGATCTGATTGAACAG GCTGAAGTGGAAGTTGAAAGGCTTGATCAACTTAAAGCTAGCAGGATGAAGGAGATTTCTTTCAAAAGGCAGGCTGAACTGGAGGACATTTATGCTCGTGCCCACATAGAGATTGATACTGAGGCTGCTCGAGAAAAAATTATGGCACTGATAGATTCTGGGAATGTTGATCCTGCCGAATTACTAGCTGATATGGACAATCAGATTGTAAATGCAAAAGAAGAGGCTCATAGCAGGAAAGAAATATTGGATAAAGTTGAGAAATGGATGGCAGCTTGTGAAGAAGAGAGCTGGCTAGAAGACTACAATAGG GATGACAACCGGTATAATGCAAGCAGAGGGGCACACTTAAATTTGAAGAGGGCTGAAAAGGCTCGGATATTGGTCAACAAAATTCCAG CTCTTGTGGACTCCCTGGTTGCAAAAACTAGAGCATGGGAACAAGAGCGGGACACTACATTCACTTATGATGGTGTTCCACTACTTGCCATGCTAGACGAATATATGATGCTCAGGCACGATagagaagaagagaaaagaaggTTGAGG GACCAGAAGAAGTTCCATGAGCAGATGAGCAAAGAGCCAGAAGTATTTGGATCAACGCCAAGCCCTGCTAGACCACTTGGTCCAAAGAAGGGATCAGGCCAACGAGCAAATGGCAGTGCCAATGGTCCGGCAAGCAGAAGATTGTCTCTTAATTCCCACCAAAATGGTTCCAGGTCAACTTCCAAAGATGGGAAGAGACAGACCATTGCTCCTATGAACTATGTTGCCATGACAAAAGATGATGCAGCGTCTCACATTTCAGGAGCTGAGCCTATTCCTAGCACACCATAG
- the LOC107878759 gene encoding protein HOMOLOG OF MAMMALIAN LYST-INTERACTING PROTEIN 5, with protein MSKENEPAKLLLPYLQRADELQKHEPLVAYYCRLYAMERGLKIPQNERTKTTNSLLMSLINQLEKDKKSLQLGPDDHLHVEGFALNVFAKADKQDRAGRADLNTAKTFYAASIFFEILYQFGELQPDLEQKQKYAAWKAADIRKALKEGRKPVPGPLGGEGDSSELSSAQSDTYDLQPSRTDSVIKPPPESDSLNPTFDNAQYSANRPSPPAATPPPPHLHIPPPPSVTTQTPPSHIPLSPPAAITQTPPSHIPPSPPSYPGDEYPSHNDYSSHNDYSPHNFQQPPSVNATESSYSPSYHHQPYAQEPPSHLPQQHHPSQFPNFQSYPSFAESSLPSAPSHYPSYYQGADASYSTVAASSSVNYPSNTQYSLSDRNGTASETASAPVKTYEYDSNYQPPPEKIAEAHKAARFAVGALAFDDVAIAVDYLKKSLELLTNPSASQ; from the exons ATGTCGAAGGAGAACGAACCAGCAAAGCTTCTATTACCGTACCTTCAACGCGCCGATGAGTTGCAGAAACACGAACCTCTCGTCGCTTACTACT GTCGATTGTATGCCATGGAGCGAGGATTGAAGATTCCTCAAAATGAGCGTACAAAGACCACTAATTCACTACTTATGTCTCTTATAAATCAACTTGAAAAG GATAAGAAGTCATTGCAACTGGGGCCTGATGATCATTTACATGTGGAGGGATTTGCCTTGAATGTTTTCGCGAAGGCAGACAAACAAGATCGAGCTGGGCGAGCAGACTT GAATACAGCAAAGACGTTTTATGCTGCTAGTATCTTCTTTGAGATCCTTTATCAGTTCGGTGAACTCCAGCCTGAT CTTGAGCAGAAGCAGAAGTATGCAGCTTGGAAGGCAGCAGATATAAGGAAAGCGTTGAAAGAAGGAAGGAAGCCTGTACCAGGCCCTCTGGGTGGTGAAGGAGATTCATCAGAGCTGTCCAGTGCACAAAGTGATACATAT GATCTTCAACCTAGTAGAACTGATTCAGTCATCAAACCTCCACCAGAATCAGACTCGTTGAATCCCACGTTTGACAATGCACAGTATTCTGCAAATAGACCGTCTCCTCCAGCAGCAACCCCACCACCACCTCATTTACACATCCCTCCACCTCCGTCAGTCACCACACAAACACCACCTTCACACATCCCTCTATCACCTCCGGCAGCCATCACACAGACACCTCCTTCACACATTCCTCCATCACCCCCTTCATATCCTGGTGATGAGTATCCTTCACATAACGACTATTCTTCTCATAATGACTATTCCCCTCATAATTTTCAGCAGCCTCCATCAGTTAATGCAACTGAAAGTTCTTACTCCCCATCGTATCATCATCAGCCTTATGCGCAAGAACCACCGTCTCACTTGCCACAGCAGCACCACCCTTCGCAATTCCCCAATTTCCAGTCGTATCCTAGCTTTGCAGAGAGCAGTCTTCCTTCTGCACCATCACATTACCCTTCTTACTATCAAGGCGCTGATGCTTCGTATTCCACAGTGGCTGCATCTAGCAGTGTAAACTATCCATCAAACACTCAATACAGCTTAAGCGACAGAAATGGGACTGCATCAGAAACTGCATCTGCTCCTGTGAAAACATATGAATACGACAGCAATTACCAGCCTCCTCCCGAGAAAATAGCTGAAGCGCACAAGGCTGCAAGGTTTGCTGTCGGGGCTCTGGCATTCGATGATGTTGCTATTGCTGTAGATTACCTCAAGAAATCACTTGAGTTGTTGACAAACCCATCAGCTAGTCAATGA
- the LOC107878753 gene encoding phosphatidate cytidylyltransferase 1, with translation MQDHMMPSSPSTPTRIRRRRIQEVFPELGKVNGSQIVMEDRNRYRTMWIRTYSSLWMLISIIIILYLGHLYICAMVVVIQIIMTSELFNLLRRTDEDRCLPGFRLLNWHFFFTGMLFVYGRILSQQLVNTATIDEFSYKLVSKVIKYQMVFCYFLYIAGLVWFILTLKKKTYKYQFGQYAWTHMVLFVVFTQSSFTVANILEGIFWFLLPASLIAMNDVAAYFFGFFFGKTPLIKLSPKKTWEGFIGASIATMITAFLFANVLGRFQWLTCPRKDLSTGWLECDPGPLFKPEYYSIAGSIQWFPLKEISILPVQWHALCLGLFASIIAPFGGFFASGFKRAFKIKDFGYYIPGHGGFTDRMDCQMVMAIFVYIYYQSFVPQDYSVDMILDQIVRNLSFEDQKKLYYRLSQIFRQKQMESY, from the exons ATGCAGGATCATATGATGCCTTCATCACCATCAACACCAACTCGAATTCGACGTAGACGAATTCAGGAG GTATTTCCCGAGCTAGGCAAAGTAAACGGGAGCCAGATAGTTATGGAGGATCGAAACAGATATAGAACTATGTGGATTCGCACGTATTCTTCTCTATGGATGCTTATAAGCATCATCATAATTCTATACTTAGGCCATTTGTATATTTGTGCAATGGTCGTCGTCATCCAAATCATCATGACCTCGGAGTTGTTCAATCTACTCAGACGAACTGATGAAGATAGGTGTCTACCAGGATTTAGGCTACTAAACTG GCACTTTTTCTTCACCGGAATGTTGTTTGTATATGGACGTATACTCAGCCAACAACTTGTGAATACTGCGACTATAGATGAATTCTCTTATAAGCTAGTAAGCAAGGTCATCAAGTATCAGATGGTCTTTTGCTATTTTCTGTACATTGCAG GACTTGTTTGGTTTATACTAACGTTAAAGAAGAAGACATACAAGTATCAGTTTGGTCAGTATGCGTGGACACACATGGTTCTATTTGTGGTCTTCACTCAATCGTCTTTTACTGTAGCCAACATACTCGAAGGCATTTTCTG GTTCCTTCTTCCAGCATCACTCATAGCGATGAATGATGTGGCAGcttatttctttggttttttcTTTGGGAAGACGCCTTTGATCAAGCTGTCTCCGAAGAAGACATGGGAAGGCTTCATTGGAGCATCGATTGCCACCATGATAACAGCTTTCTTG TTTGCAAATGTCCTCGGCCGCTTCCAATGGTTGACATGTCCAAGAAAG GATCTATCGACTGGTTGGCTTGAGTGTGATCCTGGTCCTCTATTCAAGCCAGAATACTATTCTATAGCTGGTTCGATTCAATGG TTCCCTCTGAAGGAGATATCGATACTACCTGTGCAATGGCATGCTTTATGCTTGGGTTTATTTGCATCAATAATAGCTCCGTTTGGAGGATTTTTCGCTAGTGGTTTCAAGAGAGCCTTTAAGATCAAG GATTTTGGCTATTACATTCCTGGACATGGCGGTTTCACTGATAGAATGGATTGTCAG ATGGTGATGGCAATTTTTGTCTACATATACTACCAGTCATTTGTTCCTCAAGATTACTCCGTCGACATGATTTTAGATCAG